The following proteins come from a genomic window of Montipora capricornis isolate CH-2021 chromosome 9, ASM3666992v2, whole genome shotgun sequence:
- the LOC138015308 gene encoding uncharacterized protein, producing the protein MAFHSKPTGYKQKVPEQEILPRLFTPNKARRANDWLQSGKYSYDEKINALKNLWAKEEERQATNKVLKESFKPKMVPRIRIWLNEAQADEKKAVMKLFRSMANDHPLENHSSHPKNACDPSRPTAIASVSTKDSEVTKAQSSKSKKVNWETQHPRVKTDGSLLSPKAQLRTEFDIAPDWRAPKRIVVPMTQIARRQGQVQERLPRLSKHVCLNGPNGREFVIHPEWIIR; encoded by the exons ATGGCTTTTCACAGCAAACCTACAGGCTACAAACAAAAAGTACCAGAACAAGAG ATATTGCCTCGTTTGTTCACCCCAAACAAGGCTCGTCGAGCTAACGACTGGCTACAGTCTGGTAAATACAGCTACGATG AAAAAATAAATGCACTCAAAAATCTTTGggcaaaagaagaagaaagacaaGCTACCAACAAG GTTTTGAAGGAGAGTTTTAAACCTAAGATGGTGCCCCGTATTCGTATTTGGCTGAACGAGGCCCAAGCCGATG agaaaaaggCAGTCATGAAGTTATTTCGTTCCATGGCCAATGACCATCCCTTAGAAAACCATTCTTCCCATCCAAAAAACGCATGTGACCCATCAAGGCCAACCGCGATTGCCAGTGTGTCGACAAAGGATTCAGAGGTCACAAAAGCTCAGTCCAGCAAGAGCAAAAAGGTGAATTGGGAAACGCAGCATCCGAGAGTGAAGACCGATGGATCCCTACTGAGCCCTAAGGCACAACTGCGAACAGAATTCGATATTGCTCCCGACTGGCGAGCCCCGAAACGCATTGTTGTTCCTATGACCCAGATCGCGCGGCGTCAAGGCCAAGTACAGGAAAGGTTACCAAGATTGTCTAAGCACGTTTGTCTGAATGGTCCAAACGGACGGGAGTTTGTGATTCATCCTGAATGGATCATACGTTAG